A window of Nicotiana sylvestris chromosome 8, ASM39365v2, whole genome shotgun sequence genomic DNA:
TTCGAATATTCTTTATGTTGTACCTTTTAGGATTTCTTGGGAGActgtctcttataaataggaagagttaGTAAAGAAAAGGGGATCCGAAAAGGGAAAAAGAACACTTTGTAAAGGATTTATCTGAGAGAATATACTAAAAAGGCCTTATTCATTGATTGCATTGCTGAAGTATACATCGTTGTTCTGCATTGACAAGGTTAAGAGATTCCTTAATCATCTCATATCTCTCTTCTTTCCATACTGGTTATCGAGGAAAGAAGCTTTCCGGAAGATCTCAATAATTGGGTAGCAACTTCCTATGATTATGCCGATCGAATTTACTTAAATTGATTGCGCGTTTATGTTGTTGCATTTATGAGCATTTAAGCGACCCAAACATATTAACCAACGCCTTTCATTTTACCTATTCTATCTGTCATTTGGTCTAGATTCATTATCCTTAACTAAGATTCACTCCTCTTCTCTTCGTTAATTGATTTAATAGAAAGGTTTAatatttttggtcaaacaaaAACTGCAAAGTACAGTCTCAAACTTGAATAAAGTGGAAGAATTGCAATCGGTTACCTAGaattcaaaaataatcaaattatgatgataactTCTTTGAATAAATACAGAGAATCCACCGACAAGCTCAGAATCGAAACGTAACAGATCCACTGATTTATTTTAACATCTAAATCACCGTTAAATAAGGAGCTACGTTCTTTTCTAATCAACAATCGAAAGAGCTACATCACGTGAGACGTAATATTCCGGGAAAAAGACATAAATATGTATGTACAAAAGGCAGGTCTACTGTGTGGTACAACAGTTATCACTTGGAGTGACTTCTGCAAATAGCACTTTATATTAAGAGGAAGTTCAATGCAACCGAGAAATTTTATTTTGGGTGAGACTCACCCAACAAAAGTTGTATGAGGCCACCCTTTATATTTGACAAGTGTGATTGTGGGGCCCGTTTTCTGACATTGGTTAAATTTGAATTAACAAATAAGAATAAGTGATTTTGTTATTGATTTGGATGCCACTCCTACTCATATATTCAATAAATAGATAGTTAAATAGATATTGTACGAGGGAAATGAATGgatagaaaaatatgaaagtcaTTTCACTCCTTAATTACCATAATTTTGTTGATCACCACCAAACATAAAATTTATAATTTTGTATATAtctgtcttcttcttctttttcattatcAAAGTACGTATCTTTTCAAAACCATCTTAACTTATCAAAGCtttaaaaatgaacctttagaggTTGTTCATTGatataaataaatatgaaatatattatacatattttgTCAATAAAATGCTTCTCATTTGATACAGAAGTACAAAAAAGTAGTCACTAGCATTGACTACTTTTGcatattgattcatttgctaccATGTTTAACCTGCAAGATcattataaaaatattatttaccataaaattaaaataagattAATACAAATTTTTATCATTAAGAGGATGTTTAATCACTACAAAAAAAACGTATGTTATTGCAGCGGTTTATTTTACGTTTAGTGGCGGTTTCAAACTGCCACAATATGCTCTAATAGCGTTTTAAGTCAAATTTAAATTGACTTAAAAGCTTGTCAATTCAACTTAAAGCAGTTTATGACTTGTTTTAGTATTTGATAAACTTAAAAGTAATTTTAAGTCAAGTACTTTTAAgctaaaataattcaaaacaaattaaaatttatAATTTGTGCATCTTAACTTATTATTTTTTTGGCTTAAAAACGCTTGAGTTTTGTccaattaatttaatttttttacccTTATAAAATATTCCCTCCCTATAAAATCCTGAAAGCTAAAGCCAGTCATTTCTATTGATTTGATTATAGAGAAAATCGAACTTGCTATACACTAATTGCTTctctatttgtttttttttttcgtttatGGGTTTTTCTTAATaagttttagtttttaggtttcgCAATTCGAATTTTCATGCATATTTCCCTTAAGGTCATGTGCCTGAATAAATTATATTAAGATTGTGCAGTTCTCtaataaaatttattttatataaaaatagTATTTTGGACAACTAACATAATTACTGTTTAAAGAGATAATTATAACTAGGGTAGTATATGTGATGTTATCAAATCGTGTTTCACAACTTGAAGTTGAAGGTGTGCTAGAACTTGGATGTATACTTGGAAATTAACAGTTATTTTCTTAATTATATTAAAATTTTGATCCTTATGCATTTTAATTACAAAGTAACGTCAAATTATTATTACTAAAGGTTATTTAAATAACTAAATAATTCAGAATGAGGTTTAGATTAATAGCAATGAGGAAACGGTGTTTAAGGACAAATTTTGTTTTGGGAGTTAAGTGGAAAAACCGAAAAGCTCTTATTTTTAAGTGTTCAACTTCTTTAATTCAATTCAGATGGAGATAGTGGCTTTTACGTGGGACAATAGTccaatttacttttatttttatttatatctAATCCTTTAGGTGGCCCACATTCCATCAATTCACCTTTTTTTCTCTATGTCAGTAAATGGGCCCACAATCACACTTGTCAAATATAGAGGGTGGCCTTATACAACGGGTGAGTCTCACCCAAAATAAAATTTCTCAATGCAACCAGGTAAAAagtgaaactgaaaataaaacaTTAACGTCAGCTAATTAAAAAGTAATTTTACAAAAGGATAATTATGATGAGTTCttaaaaataaggaaaattttCGAGTCCTGTAAGAACAAAGCAATAACCAAACGCACTTGCTTCTCATTTTAGTCACTACCAAAATGTCATTTTCAACGGACTAATGAAGAGCGATTCCATCCTAAACACATTTAAGATAGTCGATAAGGTCCGACCAGAAAAAACAGAAAATCTTACAAATCAATTGCACGTTAAGATGACTGTTTATACACCTCAATCTTGACTGCAAGATAAAGAGACCAGACAATCCATAAAATAATAATACTTAACAATaaataaacaataataaataaaaaatcagtAGACGGCTACAGAGGACCATAACCACAAATCTATTGAACTATTTCAAATTCAGCACCAATTGGGAGATGATCACTAGGATGATAGTAATTTGGTAGACCACCTTGTACATCTGAGGCTTCAGGTTCTGGAAGTTCGAGGTAGCTGACTGGTTTGATATCCCCTGAAGGAGAAAATAGTATGTAATCTAGAGTTCCAGTAAATCCAGGAGTGCAGTTCGTGAAGTGTGGTTCTCCCTTAGTGCTTGCATATACACTGCACAATGGAATCGGCATATCATCTGAGCTCTCTGGCAGAGTCCCCACTAGTGAGGAACCTGAATTAAGGTACTGATATACCTGAAACAGCAAGAACCAAAACAAATTTACATGAGACACCAATTGCTTTCACTTTCGGCAACGAATATATGGAATATGGAAAACAACTCAGAACAATATTTTTCATCAAGAAAATCCAGGTACGCCTTGAATAATTGAAAATGAAATTGACAAATACTGAATCCAAAAGTTGAAGTGACTCTACTTGGACACCAAACATCAAAGTAAACCAAAAATGAGACACTGCCAACTATCAAGACGACAAGAGAAAGTAGTTTGGGTGTATATCACAATTTGACAAGACTACTGACTAATAGTCTAAACGTAGACAAGTTAGACAAACTAGGTACCCTCGTTTGAAAGTTGGATAAGTTAGGACGTCACTATCGCCTATGAATTAGTCTGGAGAGCCAGAAGCTAGACAAACTGTAATATGAATTCTCACATTGGTTGAGAGAGGGTTGTTGTCTTGGAATCATCATCTCATGATTTAGTTTTTGGAGTCGACTTTGGCCCAAGATCTAATATGGTAGTACAGCCAGACCCATCTAACATATTTTGTTTCTTAATGTTGGGCTCCTATGGTAGATATCCACTCTCCAATATGTCCATCCCTAGCACAACAAGGATGTTAGAGTGTCCCAAATTGATTGAGGAAATTCGTTGTTGTCTCCATACTGACTTTGGAGAATCCTCATCTTAAGAGTTAGCTCTTGAGATTGAGTTAGGCTCAAGGTACAATTTTATTAACAGGAAAAATGATCCCtactaaaagaatatgaggaaaTCAAATAAAACAAATGCAGCTTAGATAGAGTCAGTGTTATTCAATAGCTTGGCCAATAACAATGCAAAAGGACCAAATGTTTCGAAAGGAAAACAAACGGCTAGCTGACCTGATCCCCAGGAGTGGAGTTGAAATCACCGGCAACAACCACAGAAGGCGAGCAATCAAATTTGTCTGATACTAGTAACTTGAATTGAGCCAAGCGTGAAAGCAAGTATCTAGCTTGCGCAAGTTTGACATCGGCCAATTCGGGATCCCTGTAGTATCATCAATATACATCAACAGTGTATAAAGTTAACAAATTAAAAACCAGTTTCCACAAATCCAGGTAAACGTGCTGCAATACCAAAACAATGGACAATGAGCATACCAGTAAATGTGAGTGTTGGCGACAATGATAAGCTGACAAGGATCCTTCAGCCTGAAGGCAGCCATAATACCCACACAGTCACGTTTTAATCTAATACGAGGATCATTTAGGTCTCCACGATCTGCCTGGCTGTTTTTCGAACTGACATCTGAAATTGGAATGAGATATATCACAAGTTACAAAGGTGATTGGATTATGAAAAGCACCCATTCCCATCAAATTTGTGCATTCAGGAGCAAAGACAAATTCCTTCCCTATCACCTCACAACACCTTATTCACCTCCCAAAAATGAGATGTGTAAAAAACTTCCCcttttaagtttcaaatttcaagTCATTTAATTTGTGACAGAGATAATTCTGTTTGACTGAAGTTTCATTCAGAGCCTATCCGAAAACACAGTGTTGCTTTAGATCCAATATTGGTTTTCCATACTGCCGATAGTTCAAGAAATATGATGCAGGGGCGCCTAAGAATGGAAAAGGTTATTCATGCAACAGATACGGAGAATCTTACAATTGCTAGTAACTAGATAATTTGCTTTGGCAACTAGCAAGATCTCCATGCTACGTAATGCACCAGAATTTGCCCAATCCAAAAACCAAATCACACACTATTAGTGCTGGTTTTACCCATGGATGTTTCTTTTACCATGGGCATCTTTCCTCACAAAACCCtcaaatcaaaaataaatatgAATCTTCCATCACATATTGGCTGTTGCTACTAAATATACTTTAACATACGACCCCCAACACAAGAGGTTTAAACTATTTCAGACATTATGAAAGAAGATTAAATGGATGCAATGCCAATCAAGGTTTCTGAATAGGATATGAAAGTGTCACTTATATTGCTCTGAAAACAAGTTACATGATACAACAGAGCTTGCTATGGAAGTTTCTATGGAGTAGTTAATACAGATTGAGCCGCTACATTAAATTAGAGGCTAACAATGACAGGTCAACTTCCAAGTTCCAACAGTATTCCATTATTGAGTTTCAGAAGGTATTAAGTATACTATTTCAGCTTTTCAAGACCAGTTCCATAAATAGAAAACTTTTAATTCTAATTGTACAAGAATATTTGGATCTTATCGCAACTCGGCAATTCAAATTCTTTGCCCCTCTTTGTTATGATATAAAGCCATAGACATGAAAGTTAAACATACATCAACTGTTTGAAGGGAAATAGCTATGACTGCAGTACTAAACCACACCACATCCACCCccaaaagaaaaaggacaaaaagagaTAGCAAGAAGAGGAATCACTTTAATTTGCAATTTCATTCGAGTACGTTGGACAGAGTTTATTTTAGCAGTTTACATTATAAAGACATGTTTCCCTGGTCTGTATGTGACAAATTGATACCAGAGCATGCTCCAAATCTGTAATAGTGACAAACACGAGGTGGGCAAAAGCAAGAGCATACCACCTTTTGACTCTAATTTTTTATTTCCACCAGCAGGTAAATTTGCCTCTTTATCTGTGGAAGCAGTATCATCTTGAATTGAGGGTACCAGATCATTGTAGTCTATCTTCTCTTCAATGACCAACTCTGCACTATTAGAATAGCATAGAATTTCAGATAAAATGAGCTTTATAGAAATATTTCATTCTGCCTGAAGAAGTTACAGAAACATATCCATCCAAACCATAAGAACTTCTGATATAGAACTTCCTCAGTCCTTAACTGATGCTACGATATAACTTTAGTATGATAGGGAGTAACTTAAGCTACCGGGGTGGTGGGGGTAAGAGGAAATGATGTGACATAAAATGTAGTTATATGCAGTATTACTCATATTTTGGCTCCCTTGAAGTTGCCAGGATATAACGTCAAAGCTTTATTTAAGTGAACATAAAACTAATCAGCTTATTTTCGTAGCTAGAAACTAGTGCATGATCATGTCATAGTACTCTCAAAAACAATGCATCTATAAGATGACCAGAAAGTCTCCTCAAATAATACAAATCATATCATTGCTCAGCTTAGCATCTCTTTCAATAGTAGAGGTTGAGGGAAAAAGAGAGCTTAGATCACCAATCCTGCTTATAAAAGATCCCGCATCCGTCACGCTTCTGCCCACTTCTTTGGACGTAGATACTTGAATAACCAAAACTCTCTATATTTCTTTTATAGAAGCTATCATATTCATCCAACTCCTGGCACATAAAACAATTGATCAAAAGATAACCTAGAAGAAATTAGAAGTTGTTAGAAGGACAATGGATGAATGAATGTTACTAAATCTTAATTATCAAACAATTCAAACCTGTAAGCAAAGGAAATCGGTCCCAAGGCTCTTGAGTACTGTAAGGATTGCCTGTGAACGGGCTTTCCACCTGACACAAGCACATAAGATATGTTGATTCCGAAATTTGAGTAAAAGAAAGAAGTTTAAAACTTTGTCTTTACCGAAGCTTATTGAATCATGGTCAACATGACTTCAAGTTACAATGCTTTTAAGCAAACAAGTAAAATTGACTTAAACAACTATGTATCTTGCAATTGACACTAGCTTCGAG
This region includes:
- the LOC104224981 gene encoding carbon catabolite repressor protein 4 homolog 4 isoform X1 is translated as MLKSSIFLLPRFPLSSPSHRTICFTKMSTAPGPLSPKFIPVETSEITSVSKSDGFKFSFVSYNILAQAYVKSALFPYSPAPSLKWKARSQAILTVLKSLGTDFLCLQELDEYDSFYKRNIESFGYSSIYVQRSGQKRDGCGIFYKQDCAELVIEEKIDYNDLVPSIQDDTASTDKEANLPAGGNKKLESKGDVSSKNSQADRGDLNDPRIRLKRDCVGIMAAFRLKDPCQLIIVANTHIYWDPELADVKLAQARYLLSRLAQFKLLVSDKFDCSPSVVVAGDFNSTPGDQVYQYLNSGSSLVGTLPESSDDMPIPLCSVYASTKGEPHFTNCTPGFTGTLDYILFSPSGDIKPVSYLELPEPEASDVQGGLPNYYHPSDHLPIGAEFEIVQ
- the LOC104224981 gene encoding carbon catabolite repressor protein 4 homolog 4 isoform X3; protein product: MSTAPGPLSPKFIPVETSEITSVSKSDGFKFSFVSYNILAQAYVKSALFPYSPAPSLKWKARSQAILTVLKSLGTDFLCLQELDEYDSFYKRNIESFGYSSIYVQRSGQKRDGCGIFYKQDCAELVIEEKIDYNDLVPSIQDDTASTDKEANLPAGGNKKLESKGDVSSKNSQADRGDLNDPRIRLKRDCVGIMAAFRLKDPCQLIIVANTHIYWDPELADVKLAQARYLLSRLAQFKLLVSDKFDCSPSVVVAGDFNSTPGDQVYQYLNSGSSLVGTLPESSDDMPIPLCSVYASTKGEPHFTNCTPGFTGTLDYILFSPSGDIKPVSYLELPEPEASDVQGGLPNYYHPSDHLPIGAEFEIVQ
- the LOC104224981 gene encoding carbon catabolite repressor protein 4 homolog 4 isoform X2, whose protein sequence is MLKSSIFLLPRFPLSSPSHRTICFTKMSTAPGPLSPKFIPVETSEITSVSKSDGFKFSFVSYNILAQAYVKSALFPYSPAPSLKWKARSQAILTVLKSLGTDFLCLQELDEYDSFYKRNIESFGYSSIYVQRSGQKRDGCGIFYKQDCAELVIEEKIDYNDLVPSIQDDTASTDKEANLPAGGNKKLESKDVSSKNSQADRGDLNDPRIRLKRDCVGIMAAFRLKDPCQLIIVANTHIYWDPELADVKLAQARYLLSRLAQFKLLVSDKFDCSPSVVVAGDFNSTPGDQVYQYLNSGSSLVGTLPESSDDMPIPLCSVYASTKGEPHFTNCTPGFTGTLDYILFSPSGDIKPVSYLELPEPEASDVQGGLPNYYHPSDHLPIGAEFEIVQ